One region of Mugil cephalus isolate CIBA_MC_2020 chromosome 17, CIBA_Mcephalus_1.1, whole genome shotgun sequence genomic DNA includes:
- the esr2b gene encoding estrogen receptor 2b isoform X2 yields the protein MASSPGLDADPLPLLQLQEVDSSKGTERPSSPGLLPVMYSPPLGVDNHTVCIPSPYTDSSHDYGHGHGPLTFYSPSMLSYTRPPITDSPSSLCPPLSPSAFWPSHSHPNIPSLTLHCTQPLVYNEPSPHSGWMEPKVHSINHSSAVISCNKLLGKKSEDAGERAKESSCSSAAGKADMHFCAVCHDYASGYHYGVWSCEGCKAFFKRSIQGHNDYICPATNQCTIDKNRRKSCQACRLRKCYEVGMMKCGVRRERCSYRGSRHRRGGVQTRDSAGRGLVKVGLGSRAQRHLNLGPPLSPLGSLPQAAHPHHAAMSPEEFISRIMEAEPPEIYLMEDLKKPFTEASMMMSLTNLADKELVLMISWAKKIPGFVELSLADQIHLLKCCWLEILMLGLMWRSVDHPGKLIFSPDFKLNREEGQCVEGIMEIFDMLLAATSRFRELKLQREEYVCLKAMILLNSNLCSTSPQTAEELQSRSKLLRLLDSVIDALVWAISKLGLSSQQQTLRLGHLTMLLSHIRHVSNKGMDHLSTMKRKNVVLVYDLLLEMLDANTSSSSSSSSSSSASDSFPDPHQYPPPPSHLPPHPSHPNDASDPVLDGHLQAPPLQTTPPSHLEDDFVSAGAWPLDGGGPGPGPSSDYISSERVAMETILDG from the exons ATGGCCTCCTCCCCTGGGCTGGATGCAGACCCGTTGCCgctgctccagctccaggaGGTGGACTCCAGTAAAGGCACGGAGAGGCCGAGCTCCCCGGGACTCCTGCCGGTCATGTACAGCCCCCCGCTGGGCGTGGACAACCACACCGTCTGCATCCCTTCTCCGTACACGGACAGTAGCCACGACTACGGCCACGGACACGGACCTCTGACCTTCTACAGTCCGTCCATGCTCAGCTACACCCGGCCGCCCATCACCGACAGTCCTTCATCTCTGTGCCCCCCGCTCAGCCCCTCGGCCTTTTGGCCGTCGCACAGTCATCCCAACATACCCTCGCTCACGCTGCACTGCACCCAGCCTCTCGTCTACAACGAACCCAGTCCACATTCAGGCTGGATGGAGCCCAAAGTCCACAGCATCAACCACAGCAG CGCCGTCATCAGCTGTAACAAGCTGCTGGGGAAGAAATCGGAGGACGCAGGGGAGAGGGCGAAGGAGTCCTCGTGTTCGTCGGCGGCAGGAAAAGCCGACATGCACTTCTGCGCCGTGTGTCACGACTACGCCTCCGGGTACCACTACGGCGTCTGGTCCTGTGAGGGCTGCAAGGCCTTCTTCAAGAGGAGCATCCAGG GACACAACGACTACATTTGCCCCGCCACTAATCAGTGCACTATCGACAAGAACCGGCGTAAAAGCTGCCAGGCCTGCCGCCTCCGGAAATGCTACGAAGTGGGAATGATGAAGTGCG GCGTGAGGCGTGAGCGCTGCAGCTATCGAGGATCTCGCCACCGTCGTGGCGGGGTCCAGACCCGGGACTCCGCCGGTCGGGGTTTGGTGAAGGTCGGCCTCGGCTCTCGGGCCCAGCGGCATCTCAACCTGGGGCCGCCTCTCTCCCCCCTGGGCTCCCTCCCCCAGGCCGCCCACCCCCATCACGCCGCCATGAGCCCGGAGGAGTTCATCTCCCGCATCATGGAGGCCGAGCCCCCGGAGATCTACCTGATGGAGGACCTGAAGAAGCCGTTCACCGAGGCCAGCATGATGATGTCCCTCACCAACCTGGCCGACAAGGAGCTGGTCCTCATGATCAGCTGGGCCAAGAAGATCCCCG GCTTCGTGGAGCTGAGTCTGGCCGATCAGATCCATCTGCTGAAGTGCTGCTGGCTGGAGATCCTCATGCTGGGGCTGATGTGGaggtctgtggatcatcctggGAAACTCATCTTCTCCCCAGACTTCAAACTCAACAG GGAGGAGGGCCAGTGCGTGGAGGGCATCATGGAGATCTTCGACATGCTGCTGGCGGCCACCTCCCGGTTTAGAGAGCTGAAGCTTCAGAGGGAGGAGTACGTCTGTCTGAAGGCCATGATCCTCCTCAACTCCA ACCTGTGCTCCACTTCTCCTCAGACGGctgaggagctgcagagcagGAGCAAGCTGCTCCGTCTTCTGGACTCTGTGATCGACGCTCTGGTCTGGGCCATCTCCAAACTGGGTCTGTCCAGCCAGCAGCAGACGCTCCGCCTGGGACACCTCACCATGCTGCTGTCCCACATCCGCCACGTCAG taatAAAGGGATGGACCACCTTTCCACCATGAAGAGGAAGAACGTGGTGCTGGTCTATGACCTCCTCCTGGAGATGCTCGACGCCAACacatccagctcctcctcctcctcttcctcctcttcggCCTCCGACTCCTTCCCCGACCCCCACCAGTACCCCCCTCCCCCGTCCCATCTCCCGCCGCACCCCTCCCACCCCAACGACGCCTCGGACCCCGTCCTGGACGGACACTTGCAGGCTCCGCCCCTCCAGACCACGCCCCCGTCTCACCTGGAAGACGA cttcGTCTCCGCGGGGGCGTGGCCTCTGGACGGGGGGGGCCCGGGCCCCGGTCCGTCCTCGGACTACATCAGCTCCGAACGCGTCGCCATGGAAACCATCTTAGATGGGTGA
- the esr2b gene encoding estrogen receptor 2b isoform X1, whose amino-acid sequence MNTSLSKAQTSAQTFLQNTFYLSPRSRRRKISWRFRCRLSRELGFSSDLAVEEDAVEEPAASSYHPSPPHLQCCPCDMASSPGLDADPLPLLQLQEVDSSKGTERPSSPGLLPVMYSPPLGVDNHTVCIPSPYTDSSHDYGHGHGPLTFYSPSMLSYTRPPITDSPSSLCPPLSPSAFWPSHSHPNIPSLTLHCTQPLVYNEPSPHSGWMEPKVHSINHSSAVISCNKLLGKKSEDAGERAKESSCSSAAGKADMHFCAVCHDYASGYHYGVWSCEGCKAFFKRSIQGHNDYICPATNQCTIDKNRRKSCQACRLRKCYEVGMMKCGVRRERCSYRGSRHRRGGVQTRDSAGRGLVKVGLGSRAQRHLNLGPPLSPLGSLPQAAHPHHAAMSPEEFISRIMEAEPPEIYLMEDLKKPFTEASMMMSLTNLADKELVLMISWAKKIPGFVELSLADQIHLLKCCWLEILMLGLMWRSVDHPGKLIFSPDFKLNREEGQCVEGIMEIFDMLLAATSRFRELKLQREEYVCLKAMILLNSNLCSTSPQTAEELQSRSKLLRLLDSVIDALVWAISKLGLSSQQQTLRLGHLTMLLSHIRHVSNKGMDHLSTMKRKNVVLVYDLLLEMLDANTSSSSSSSSSSSASDSFPDPHQYPPPPSHLPPHPSHPNDASDPVLDGHLQAPPLQTTPPSHLEDDFVSAGAWPLDGGGPGPGPSSDYISSERVAMETILDG is encoded by the exons ATGAACACCAGTCTGTCCAAAGCTCAAACTTCGGCACAGACGTTCTTACAAAACACTTTTTACTTGAGCCCCAGATCCCGGAGAAGAAAGATTTCCTGGCGCTTCCGATGTCGTCTGAGCCGTGAACTCGGCTTCTCCTCG GACCTGGCTGTAGAAGAAGATGCAGTAGAGGAACCAGCTGCATCGTCTTATCATCCGTCTCCTCCACATTTGCAGTGCTGCCCCTGTGACATGGCCTCCTCCCCTGGGCTGGATGCAGACCCGTTGCCgctgctccagctccaggaGGTGGACTCCAGTAAAGGCACGGAGAGGCCGAGCTCCCCGGGACTCCTGCCGGTCATGTACAGCCCCCCGCTGGGCGTGGACAACCACACCGTCTGCATCCCTTCTCCGTACACGGACAGTAGCCACGACTACGGCCACGGACACGGACCTCTGACCTTCTACAGTCCGTCCATGCTCAGCTACACCCGGCCGCCCATCACCGACAGTCCTTCATCTCTGTGCCCCCCGCTCAGCCCCTCGGCCTTTTGGCCGTCGCACAGTCATCCCAACATACCCTCGCTCACGCTGCACTGCACCCAGCCTCTCGTCTACAACGAACCCAGTCCACATTCAGGCTGGATGGAGCCCAAAGTCCACAGCATCAACCACAGCAG CGCCGTCATCAGCTGTAACAAGCTGCTGGGGAAGAAATCGGAGGACGCAGGGGAGAGGGCGAAGGAGTCCTCGTGTTCGTCGGCGGCAGGAAAAGCCGACATGCACTTCTGCGCCGTGTGTCACGACTACGCCTCCGGGTACCACTACGGCGTCTGGTCCTGTGAGGGCTGCAAGGCCTTCTTCAAGAGGAGCATCCAGG GACACAACGACTACATTTGCCCCGCCACTAATCAGTGCACTATCGACAAGAACCGGCGTAAAAGCTGCCAGGCCTGCCGCCTCCGGAAATGCTACGAAGTGGGAATGATGAAGTGCG GCGTGAGGCGTGAGCGCTGCAGCTATCGAGGATCTCGCCACCGTCGTGGCGGGGTCCAGACCCGGGACTCCGCCGGTCGGGGTTTGGTGAAGGTCGGCCTCGGCTCTCGGGCCCAGCGGCATCTCAACCTGGGGCCGCCTCTCTCCCCCCTGGGCTCCCTCCCCCAGGCCGCCCACCCCCATCACGCCGCCATGAGCCCGGAGGAGTTCATCTCCCGCATCATGGAGGCCGAGCCCCCGGAGATCTACCTGATGGAGGACCTGAAGAAGCCGTTCACCGAGGCCAGCATGATGATGTCCCTCACCAACCTGGCCGACAAGGAGCTGGTCCTCATGATCAGCTGGGCCAAGAAGATCCCCG GCTTCGTGGAGCTGAGTCTGGCCGATCAGATCCATCTGCTGAAGTGCTGCTGGCTGGAGATCCTCATGCTGGGGCTGATGTGGaggtctgtggatcatcctggGAAACTCATCTTCTCCCCAGACTTCAAACTCAACAG GGAGGAGGGCCAGTGCGTGGAGGGCATCATGGAGATCTTCGACATGCTGCTGGCGGCCACCTCCCGGTTTAGAGAGCTGAAGCTTCAGAGGGAGGAGTACGTCTGTCTGAAGGCCATGATCCTCCTCAACTCCA ACCTGTGCTCCACTTCTCCTCAGACGGctgaggagctgcagagcagGAGCAAGCTGCTCCGTCTTCTGGACTCTGTGATCGACGCTCTGGTCTGGGCCATCTCCAAACTGGGTCTGTCCAGCCAGCAGCAGACGCTCCGCCTGGGACACCTCACCATGCTGCTGTCCCACATCCGCCACGTCAG taatAAAGGGATGGACCACCTTTCCACCATGAAGAGGAAGAACGTGGTGCTGGTCTATGACCTCCTCCTGGAGATGCTCGACGCCAACacatccagctcctcctcctcctcttcctcctcttcggCCTCCGACTCCTTCCCCGACCCCCACCAGTACCCCCCTCCCCCGTCCCATCTCCCGCCGCACCCCTCCCACCCCAACGACGCCTCGGACCCCGTCCTGGACGGACACTTGCAGGCTCCGCCCCTCCAGACCACGCCCCCGTCTCACCTGGAAGACGA cttcGTCTCCGCGGGGGCGTGGCCTCTGGACGGGGGGGGCCCGGGCCCCGGTCCGTCCTCGGACTACATCAGCTCCGAACGCGTCGCCATGGAAACCATCTTAGATGGGTGA